CACCAGTTCAAGAAGATGGTGTTGAACAGGGACCAGACGATGTGGTCGGGCACGGCTGTCTCACCACGGATATTGATCACGGTGGTGGTCACGGGAGCCGAGCTCTGGGGGGGCCCGAGCACAGCCACCTCGTGCTCCTCCTTGAGCATCTCGTAGGTCGGGGGGACGCCGGCGTGGGTATCAGGGAAGAAGGGCTGGGCGTTGTGGCTCATGGTGCGGACGCGGGTGTTATACTGTGATCTGGGCCTTCCCTTTCCCCTGTAGTTTCCATTTCTCCAAAGTTTCTATTTCCTGCAGTTTCCAAAGTTGGGAACTGGCCAGGCTCCCAGAGGGCGGACCAATGCCTGAGTGTCCGGTTACAACAGGGCCAGCTAGAGGAGCGTCCTGGCCCAGACACTCTAACTGGGCCTGGGTAGCTACCCCACTTCCCTATTTAGGGATGTGGGTGGGCCATGGGGTCTTTTTCAGCCTGGGACTGTCCCCACTGTTTTAACAGTTTCCTACAGTCTCAGCTTATTAATAACTGGTGTTGTGGTTGACCCGCCCTGGTGGTTCTTACTGTGATCACAAGAAGCCCTTCAGCTATAACGACCAGCAAACCTGAGAACACTTTTAAATCAGAGACTGGAAACTACACAGCACAGTTGTGGCCACGAACTAGGAGGGGGTTGGacggaggggagggggtggaaggggTGGGAAGCTGGACTAAAGGAGCACCTGACACCCCAGGAAGCTCAGAATAGAACAGCAGGAAATCTGGGCCCAAACAGTACAAAATCTACCAAGATCTTTCCCATGTGTCCACTTTATCTGAGCATGAGGCTGGCAATCTGCTTCCTTGAGATGGCTGACCCTGAAATGGGGCCTCTGATTAGTCAGGCACTTGCTGTacaaggaagggggggggggggggggggggggggtagacagagggagggagagagaggaagcatgaagAGCTGCTGACTTCAAAGGGAGCCCTGGGACTGGCCCGGCCCCACTGCTGGGACCCCGGCAAGCTTGGCTGCCCCAGAGGGCAAGGTGCTCCTGGAGAAGGGGTTTTCACCCTGACACCCGCCTGTGGCTGTCCGGGCTTCTCCAGCCTCTCCAGGGTGACTGTGGGAGTAggtcccccacccaccccctgtgGGGCCTCAGACAGGAACACCCGCCTGGGGCCAGCTCCTCCTGCACAGGGCAGAGGatggcccccaccccccacaggcAGCCTCCAACGAAAGCTCCCACCCAATGCCCAAGGGTCCCTGGTGGCGGGGAgaccctccccagggccctgggcagcTGCTCCACCCTGCAGGGCCCGGCCAGGTCGGGTGGAGGGACTGAGGCCTTCCGCTCAGGCTTTCTGTCCCTGGGGCTCAGCCGCCAGGTCTGACGACTGGCTTCTGCAGTCAGTCCACAGCCCAGAGCTCTGTCCCCCCCCCCAGGCCACTCGAGgg
Above is a window of Mustela nigripes isolate SB6536 unplaced genomic scaffold, MUSNIG.SB6536 HiC_scaffold_7550, whole genome shotgun sequence DNA encoding:
- the LOC132009211 gene encoding interferon-induced transmembrane protein 3-like gives rise to the protein MSHNAQPFFPDTHAGVPPTYEMLKEEHEVAVLGPPQSSAPVTTTVINIRGETAVPDHIVWSLFNTIFLN